In one window of Ovis aries strain OAR_USU_Benz2616 breed Rambouillet chromosome 3, ARS-UI_Ramb_v3.0, whole genome shotgun sequence DNA:
- the ARF3 gene encoding ADP-ribosylation factor 3 isoform X1: MGNIFGNLLKSLIGKKEMRILMVGLDAAGKTTILYKLKLGEIVTTIPTIGFNVETVEYKNISFTVWDVGGQDKIRPLWRHYFQNTQGLIFVVDSNDRERVNEAREELMRMLAEDELRDAVLLVFANKQDLPNAMNAAEITDKLGLHSLRHRNWYIQATCATSGDGLYEGLDWLANQLKNKK; the protein is encoded by the exons ATGGGTAACATCTTTGGAAACCTTCTCAAGAGCCTGATTGGGAAGAAGGAGATGCGCATCCTGATGGTGGGCCTGGATGCCGCAGGAAAGACCACCATCCTGTACAAGCTGAAACTGGGCGAGATCGTCACCACCATCCCCACCATTG GGTTCAATGTGGAGACAGTGGAGTACAAGAACATCAGCTTCACAGTTTGGGATGTGGGTGGCCAGGACAAGATTCGGCCTCTCTGGAGACACTACTTCCAGAACACCCAAG GGTTGATATTTGTGGTCGACAGCAATGATCGAGAGCGAGTAAATGAGGCCCGGGAGGAGCTGATGAGGATGCTGGCGGAGGATGAGCTCCGGGATGCTGTGCTCCTTGTCTTTGCAAACAAACAG GACTTGCCTAATGCCATGAATGCCGCTGAGATCACAGACAAGCTGGGCCTGCACTCCCTGCGCCACCGCAACTGGTACATTCAGGCCACCTGTGCCACCAGCGGGGACGGGCTGTACGAAGGCCTGGACTGGCTGGCCAACCAGCTCAAAAACAAGAAGTGA
- the ARF3 gene encoding ADP-ribosylation factor 3 (The RefSeq protein has 1 substitution compared to this genomic sequence) produces MGNIFGNLLKSLIGKKEMRILMVGLDAAGKTTILYKLKLGEIVTTIPTIGFNVETVEYKNISFTVWDVGGQDKIRPLWRHYFQNTQGLIFVVDSNDRERVNEAREELMRMLAEDELRDAVLLVFANKQDLPNAMNAAEITDKLGLHSLRHRNWYIQAPCATSGDGLYEGLDWLANQLKNKK; encoded by the exons ATGGGTAACATCTTTGGAAACCTTCTCAAGAGCCTGATTGGGAAGAAGGAGATGCGCATCCTGATGGTGGGCCTGGATGCCGCAGGAAAGACCACCATCCTGTACAAGCTGAAACTGGGCGAGATCGTCACCACCATCCCCACCATTG GGTTCAATGTGGAGACAGTGGAGTACAAGAACATCAGCTTCACAGTTTGGGATGTGGGTGGCCAGGACAAGATTCGGCCTCTCTGGAGACACTACTTCCAGAACACCCAAG GGTTGATATTTGTGGTCGACAGCAATGATCGAGAGCGAGTAAATGAGGCCCGGGAGGAGCTGATGAGGATGCTGGCGGAGGATGAGCTCCGGGATGCTGTGCTCCTTGTCTTTGCAAACAAACAG GACTTGCCTAATGCCATGAATGCCGCTGAGATCACAGACAAGCTGGGCCTGCACTCCCTGCGCCACCGCAACTGGTACATTCAGGCCACCTGTGCCACCAGCGGGGACGGGCTGTACGAAGGCCTGGACTGGCTGGCCAACCAGCTCAAAAACAAGAAGTGA